One stretch of Gopherus flavomarginatus isolate rGopFla2 chromosome 2, rGopFla2.mat.asm, whole genome shotgun sequence DNA includes these proteins:
- the LOC127045900 gene encoding gastrula zinc finger protein XlCGF52.1-like, translated as MNRAEEQHPEEGSETPTLQTVQPGDGEETVFQSSSQRRTYKRRRKLQTPKRIPAEKEPDSPRENEKCSRKHTESSSEVGAKAHGKVPSCSCEQSLKGKIFFQSLGRFYGQKKSHECWECGKSFLRKKDLARHQGVHTGDRFYSCLDCRRSFSQMAGLTRHQKTHLGDRPFPCMDCGKSFCLRQELISHQRTHTGERPFLCSQCEKGFSQLAHLAAHQRTHAAERPYPCGTCEKRFKQSQDLQKHQRTHTGERPYPCTECGKCFSHVSNLNAHRKVHTGARPHTCKDCGKGFLKRQDLLRHERIHTGESPFSCSHCEKSFRQKKDLNRHRSVHTGERPYPCLECGKSFRLKHTLVRHQATHPRLSP; from the coding sequence ATGAACAGAGCTGAGGAGCAGCACCCGGAGGAAGGGTCTGAGACCCCGACTCTACAAACAGTGCAACCAGGAGACGGTGAAGAGACAGTTTTCCAGAGCTCAAGCCAAAGAAGAACCTACAAGAGGCGGCGCAAGTTGCAAACACCCAAGAGAATCCCAGCAGAGAAGGAGCCGGACAGTCCAAGGGAGAACGAAAAGTGCTCCAGGAAGCACACGGAATCCTCTTCAGAGGTGGGAGCCAAGGCCCATGGGAAGGTGCCCAGCTGCTCCTGTGAGCAGAGCTTGAAGGGGAAGATCTTCTTCCAAAGCCTGGGCAGGTTTTATGGTCAGAAGAAGTCACATGAATGTTGggaatgtgggaaaagcttcctgCGGAAGAAGGATCTGGCCAGACATCAGGGAGTCCATACTGGAGACAGATTCTACAGCTGCCTGGACTGCAGGAGAAGCTTCAGCCAAATGGCAGGACTTACGAGGCACCAGAAGACGCACTTGGGGGATCGGCCCTTTCCCTGcatggactgtgggaaaagcttttgCCTGAGACAGGAGCTGATAAGCCAccagagaacccacacaggagagagacccttccTGTGCTCCCAGTGCGAGAAGGGATTTAGCCAGCTGGCGCATCTCGCTGCCCACCAGAGAACCCATGCGGCAGagaggccctacccctgcggCACCTGTGAGAAACGCTTCAAGCAGAGCCAAGACCTCCAAAAACACCAGCGCACCCACACGGGAGAGCGACCCTACCcctgcactgagtgcgggaaatgCTTCAGCCACGTGTCAAACCTCAACGCCCATCGGAAGGTGCACACGGGGGCCAGGCCCCACACCTGCAAggactgtgggaaaggcttccTCAAGAGGCAAGATCTTCTGCGACACGAGAGGATCCACACGGGAGAAAGCCCCTTTTCCTGCAGCCACTGTGAGAAGAGCTTCCGGCAGAAGAAGGATTTGAACAGACATCGGAGCGTTCACACGGGAGAGAGGCCCTACCCTTGTCTcgaatgtgggaaaagcttccggCTTAAGCACACTCTGGTGCGACACCAGGCAACCCACCCACGGCTCAGCCCCTAG